In Aspergillus flavus chromosome 3, complete sequence, one genomic interval encodes:
- a CDS encoding WD40-repeat-containing domain protein: MEKAPLQIYFSALVFAPSISQIRNRFSHMPMQWMAKLPTIRSHWSSLQQTIECNPDSVLRIASSPDGSVLASTSGHKVRLWDPSSGQCLNTLEGQDLTIAFSPNGKTLASTSRSSSRVWPWDVLTGQCLQVLHGHTRAVNQVAFSSNGDMLASSSYDQTVRLWDPCIGNCLQILMGHTDCVRAVVFSPAPRFANILASVSDDRSIRIWDSTKAKCLQDIKTYDEEIRVLAFSCDGEILASAFGDKSNNVTNFRITEVQLWNPMTGQNLHRLQGPSDKLTAIAFSPNGKILASASWDDSVRLWDPLYGHCLAILWHPVPFYDVAFAPDAKTLAPSTSHDDSVWLWDPLTKQCLQKMEGHSSWVHSVAFSPSNYSEKLLASAALDDRVVLWSTSAEQGRVVAPNKSDDRFQAFTVSRDGGNCYHG; encoded by the exons ATGGAAAAAGCTCCGCTGCAAATCTATTTCAGCGCACTTGTATTTGCACCATCGATAAGTCAAATTCGCAACCGTTTCAGTCACATGCCAATGCAGTGGATGGCAAAGCTACCTACTATTCGAAGTCATTGGAGCTCTTTGCAGCAAACAATCGAGTGCAATCCTGATTCGGTTCTCCGTATTGCTTCCTCACCTGATGGGAGTGTGCTTGCGTCAACATCAGGCCACAAAGTTCGTCTCTGGGACCCTTCAAGCGGACAGTGCTTAAATACACTTGAGGGTCAAGATCT GACCATCGCGTTTTCGCCTAATGGGAAAACCCTCGCGTCAACATCACGATCAAGCAGCAGGGTGTGGCCGTGGGATGTATTAACCGGGCAGTGTCTGCAAGTGCTCCATGGCCATACTCGTGCAGTCAATCAAGTGGCTTTTTCAAGCAATGGCGACATGCTTGCATCGTCATCGTATGACCAGACGGTCCGCCTGTGGGATCCATGCATTGGAAACTGCCTCCAGATTCTTATGGGACATACTGATTGTGTTCGCGCAGTCGTCTTTTCACCTGCTCCACGCTTTGCAAATATACTTGCGTCAGTATCAGATGATCGCAGCATACGGATTTGGGATTCAACAAAGGCAAAGTGCCTGCAGGATATCAAAACCTATGATGAGGAGATCCGTGTCCTCGCCTTCTCCTGCGATGGAGAGATTCTTGCATCAGCGTTTGGCGACAAAAGCAATAACGTAACGAACTTTCGCATAACAGAGGTACAGCTGTGGAACCCAATGACCGGACAAAACCTACACAGACTCCAAGGCCCTTCGGACAAGTTAACCGCAATTGCGTTCTCTCCTAATGGAAAGATACTCGCATCCGCGTCATGGGATGACTCCGTACGGCTATGGGATCCTTTGTATGGACACTGCTTGGCAATACTTTGGCATCCTGTTCCTTTCTATGATGTTGCGTTCGCGCCTGATGCTAAAACACTGGCACCATCAACAAGCCATGATGACAGTGTTTGGCTTTGGGACCCACTGACGAAACAATGCCTGCAGAAAATGGAAGGGCATAGTAGCTGGGTCCACTCGGTCGCTTTCTCACCTTCGAATTATAGTGAGAAGCTGCTCGCATCAGCAGCATTGGATGATAGAGTGGTACTTTGGAGCACGTCAGCTGAGCAAGGCCGGGTAGTAGCTCCAAACAAAAGTGATGATAGATTCCAAGCTTTCACGGTATCACGTGATGGGGGAAACTGTTATCATGGGTGA
- a CDS encoding Cyanovirin-N — protein sequence MGSFHHTARNWRIKVDNGVTLFRVEVKDLHGNWVERTIRLDDHIGNTDGWFIWGGKNFTQSARDIRLEDTEWGPKLVAVMRSNDGGDRGLQGMLLGDKIENRNGELHFTGP from the exons ATGGGTTCCTTCCACCACACTGCCCGCAACTGGCGCATCAAAGTCGACAACGGCGTCACCTTGTTCCGCGTGGAGGTCAAAGATCTCCATGGCAACTGGGTTGAACGGACAATCCGTTTGGATGATCACATTGGCAACACTGATG GCTGGTTCATCTGGGGCGGAAAGAACTTCACCCAATCCGCCAGGGATATCCGCTTGGAGGATACTGAGTGGGGTCCCAAGCTGGTCGCCGTGATGCGCTCGAACGACGGTGGCGACCGTGGTTTACAGGGAATGTTGTTGGGCGATAAGATCGAGAACAGGAACGGAGAGCTTCACTTCACCGGTCCTTGA
- a CDS encoding putative monooxygenase, translating to MQVDVLIVGAGPAGLMAALWMARAGVRTLVVDRNSGPTEAGHADGLESRTIEILDSFDLGHTIWNESNHTIDICLWCQSSDGSLERQSISANSTPGWSRFQESTLGQSRIEAILLEQVLASSHVEVRRNTVPTSLYIDQNLVQNHDQHCFPVRVGLIPVPGPEASKAVNGDISIESAREVIEAKYLLGCDGAHSWVRKQLGLKLEGASRDVDWGVLDVFPITDFPDIRRRSIIKSQYGNLMIIPRERKLVRMYVQVSSSLAEKYRASDRDPDMIMQAVTKIMQPYHFDASRVEWSTIYSVSEKAPIVKKEHRTVGHRYCRELSRYDRVFLAGDAVHTHSPKAGQGMNVSMQDSYNLGWKLASVIHGVAPPSLLRTYHQERLPIAKRLIEFDKRICRGMLEAENTFDEDHRKALVEENTLMSGLGITYEPSMVIAKPVGFKTNGEVNGKSSLSIQPGQFKTIRLGARMPSALVLSHADSQPHELQRIFKSTGEWNLVVFGGNIANEEQWQRVENVAATLSSPKSVVQRMNARKHLDSDRVTGSLAICLVHSASSTEVDIGNLPDIFRPPDDDTGFDYGKVFVDKKSYHVGGGKAYKEYGISPYGCLVLLRPDQHVAFKGDLEDVGELENFLDSIQLGDIS from the exons ATGCAAGTTGATGTTCTTATCGTGGGAGCCGGGCCGGCAGG GCTGATGGCAGCCCTTTGGATGGCGCGTGCTGGTGTGCGGACCCTAGTGGTGGATCGAAATTCAGGTCCAACGGAAGCTGGACATGCAGATGGACTCGAAAGCCGGACGATTGAGATCCTGGACAGTTTTGACTTGGGTCACACCATTTGGAATGAATCAAATCATACCATTGATATCTGCCTATGG TGCCAATCCTCCGACGGGTCGCTAGAAAGACAAAGTATTTCTGCAAATTCCACACCGGGATGGTCGCGATTTCAGGAGTCCACTTTGGGCCAATCTCGAATCGAGGCCATTCTGCTTGAGCAGGTGCTAGCGTCTAGCCATGTCGAAGTTCGAAGGAACACCGTGCCGACCTCGCTTTATATAGACCAGAACCTAGTGCAAAATCACGACCAACATTGCTTCCCGGTTCGGGTGGGGCTGATACCTGTTCCTGGCCCGGAGGCATCTAAGGCTGTAAATGGGGACATATCTATAGAGAGCGCTCGGGAGGTCATTGAGGCTAAATATCTGCTTGGTTGTGATGGCGCGCACAGCTGGGTTCGTAAGCAACTAGGGTTGAAACTCGAGGGTGCCTCCCGAGACGTGGACTGGGGAGTCCTGGATGTATTCCCGATTACTGACTTTC CGGATATTCGTCGGAGAAGTATCATTAAATCCCAGTATGGAAACCTGATGATCATACCACGCGAGCGGAAACTGGTTCGAATGTATGTCCAGGTATCGTCTAGCCTGGCTGAAAAGTACAGAGCGAGCGATCGTGATCCGGACATGATCATGCAAGCTGTGACAAAGATCATGCAGCCATATCATTTTGACGCATCGCGAGTGGAATGGTCGACGATATATTCTGTCAGTGAGAAAGCCCCGATAGTGAAGAAGGAACACCGGACG GTTGGCCACAGGTACTGCAGAGAATTGTCTCGATATGACCGAGTCTTCCTTGCTGGCGACGCTGTTCACACCCATTCTCCCAAAGCGGGCCAAGGAATGAATGTCAGCATGCAAGACTCATACAACTTGGGCTGGAAGCTAGCATCCGTGATTCATGGAGTAGCGCCTCCCAGCCTGCTCCGGACCTACCACCAAGAGAGGCTGCCCATTGCCAAACGTTTGATAGAATTCGACAAACGGATCTGTCGCGGCATGTTAGAAGCTGAGAACACCTTTGATGAAGACCACCGAAAAGCGCTTGTGGAAGAAAATACTTTAATGTCGGGTCTAGGCATTACTTACGAGCCTAGTATGGTCATAGCCAAGCCAGTTGGGTTCAAGACGAATGGTGAGGTCAATGGGAAATCCTCATTATCAATACAGCCTGGCCAGTTTAAAACAATCAGACTTGGAGCTCGGATGCCCAGTGCATTGGTACTCAGTCACGCGGATTCTCAGCCTCATGAGCTCCAAAGAATATTCAAAAGCACAGGAGAATGGAATCTTGTCGTATTTGGTGGGAACATCGCCAACGAAGAACAATGGCAGCGAGTCGAAAACGTCGCTGCAACATTATCCTCCCCGAAGTCAGTCGTTCAAAGAATGAACGCCCGGAAACATCTTGATAGCGATAGAGTGACTGGGTCTCTCGCGATCTGTTTGGTGCACTCAGCGTCAAGCACAGAAGTCGATATTGGAAACCTACCAGACATTTTTCGTCCACCTGATGATGATACTGGGTTTGACTATGGCAAGGTATTTGTTGACAAGAAGTCTTATCACGTCGGGGGTGGCAAAGCATACAAGGAGTATGGGATTTCACCTTATGGCTGTCTTGTGCTTTTGAGACCTGATCAGCATGTTGCTTTCAAAGGCGATTTAGAGGACGTTGGTGAACTTGAAAACTTTCTAGATTCCATCCAGCTGGGAGATATCAGTTGA
- a CDS encoding putative catecholamine-O-methyltransferase, with the protein MPYKPEEEIYVRDIPLSYMWKYLKTNQPPPKKCNDGREQELLKFIQNHPRYSEMKGSPEAVLAAIDEFGCTKDFLMNVGQEKGRVVTGLIAQEKPKTFLEIGGYVGFSAILFGNEFRNSGGQKYLSLELNPTFASVARELIALAGLDQTVEIIEGPCRESLRKLHQQGAGAFDVVFIDHAKVLYFNELKLCEELGFVQPGTTVMADDMVRQGNAQYSAYVRDSPAVKRQRYEEEKANQENGDVSLGNPSLIYETTMFHGLDPCGTEVSQPAGWQVISRMKF; encoded by the coding sequence ATGCCCTACAAGCCCGAAGAGGAAATTTATGTGCGTGATATACCACTCTCATATATGTGGAAATATCTCAAAACTAACCAACCCCCTCCAAAAAAGTGTAATGAtggaagagaacaagaacTACTCAAATTTATCCAAAACCACCCCAGATATTCCGAGATGAAAGGCTCCCCTGAAGCCGTTCTCGCTGCGATAGACGAGTTCGGCTGTACAAAAGATTTCCTCATGAACGTGGGCCAAGAGAAAGGTCGCGTTGTGACCGGTCTTATAGCCCAGGAGAAACCCAAGACTTTTCTCGAGATTGGCGGATATGTAGGATTTTCAGCCATTCTCTTTGGGAACGAGTTTCGCAATTCAGGTGGCCAGAAATACCTGAGTCTTGAGCTGAACCCTACTTTTGCGTCCGTGGCCCGCGAGTTGATTGCGCTGGCGGGGTTGGATCAGACGGTGGAGATTATTGAAGGTCCTTGTCGGGAGTCCTTGCGGAAACTTCACCAGCAGGGCGCGGGCGCGTTTGATGTGGTCTTCATTGATCATGCTAAAGTTCTGTACTTCAATGAGCTGAAACTATGCGAGGAGTTGGGCTTCGTACAACCAGGCACCACCGTCATGGCCGATGACATGGTTCGACAGGGAAACGCTCAATACTCGGCATATGTGAGAGATTCTCCTGCGGTGAAGAGGCAGCGGtacgaggaagagaaagcaaacCAGGAAAACGGAGATGTGTCTCTGGGTAACCCTTCGTTGATTTACGAGACTACTATGTTCCACGGCCTTGACCCTTGTGGCACTGAGGTAAGTCAGCCTGCTGGATGGCAAGTTATTTCAAGAATGAAATTCTAA